One part of the Paraglaciecola sp. L3A3 genome encodes these proteins:
- a CDS encoding DnaJ domain-containing protein: MDHFELLGVTRTSSTTEIKKAYRKLANQYHPDRNSAAEAKDKFQLIQKAYEVIADPKKRALYIKSNYTIITDPREVADSFWHNALL; encoded by the coding sequence ATGGATCATTTTGAGCTATTAGGGGTTACTAGAACCTCTTCCACTACCGAAATTAAAAAAGCGTATCGTAAGCTAGCTAATCAATACCACCCTGATAGAAACAGTGCGGCAGAAGCAAAAGACAAATTTCAGCTTATTCAAAAAGCCTATGAAGTCATTGCCGATCCGAAGAAGCGCGCTTTATATATTAAAAGTAATTACACAATTATCACAGACCCAAGAGAAGTAGCTGATTCTTTTTGGCACAATGCCTTGTTGTAG
- a CDS encoding rhomboid family intramembrane serine protease yields MKFFIKNKNIIRSLFAILAAGNIVIFFIISYGFWRISPQATFVFYNLICALILFEISKRQQSIEIMSDSMLITGLFSTKKISNADIKSIEVQTFGTKKSMSLCRMAVNGRFPLTFMPEMFEDKDDYHTLVKCLSRIEKKYSQHSELGLKGVVSGYCEQLVTYSAVLIMVTLNTALFFMSQDDYLLAMDNFAFSKNVIESREYYRFVTAFFLHVDPVHLFINLISLGVLGGMLERFFGRARYFNILILSTLSGWFFSLIFSQYNLVVGASGGVFGLFGAYLVLKVVSKGSLQPSVDPMPYWWIALLLIFQVVSDLYINDTDFAAHIGGMIGGAICLVLSIFTFKKSVSLEKLVSLVLLLSCFFAFSNFMR; encoded by the coding sequence ATGAAATTTTTTATAAAAAATAAAAACATCATTAGGTCTCTGTTTGCCATCTTGGCAGCTGGAAATATCGTTATTTTTTTTATTATCTCTTATGGTTTTTGGCGAATAAGTCCACAAGCAACATTTGTATTCTACAATTTGATTTGTGCACTGATATTGTTTGAAATATCAAAGAGACAGCAATCGATTGAGATAATGAGTGACAGCATGTTAATTACAGGGCTGTTCTCAACTAAAAAAATTAGCAATGCAGATATAAAGTCAATCGAAGTTCAAACTTTTGGGACAAAGAAGTCTATGAGTCTTTGTAGAATGGCGGTTAATGGGCGTTTTCCCCTCACATTTATGCCAGAAATGTTTGAGGATAAAGATGACTATCATACATTAGTGAAGTGCTTAAGCAGAATCGAAAAAAAATACTCACAACATAGTGAGCTTGGTTTGAAGGGAGTTGTGTCTGGTTATTGTGAGCAGCTAGTAACCTACAGTGCCGTGCTTATAATGGTCACACTGAACACTGCATTGTTCTTTATGAGCCAAGATGATTATTTATTAGCGATGGATAATTTTGCGTTTTCAAAAAATGTAATTGAGTCACGTGAATATTATAGGTTTGTAACTGCGTTTTTTCTACATGTTGACCCTGTGCACTTATTCATTAATCTTATTTCCCTTGGCGTTCTTGGCGGCATGCTTGAGCGATTTTTTGGCAGAGCTAGATACTTTAATATTTTGATCTTATCAACTTTGTCTGGTTGGTTTTTTTCTCTAATTTTCTCTCAATACAATCTTGTGGTAGGTGCGTCTGGTGGAGTATTTGGTTTGTTTGGCGCATATCTAGTTCTAAAAGTAGTAAGTAAGGGCTCATTGCAGCCGTCGGTTGATCCAATGCCTTATTGGTGGATAGCCCTTTTATTGATTTTTCAAGTTGTGTCAGATTTGTATATCAATGACACAGATTTTGCGGCTCATATTGGGGGGATGATTGGGGGGGCAATATGTTTAGTTTTGTCGATATTTACATTTAAAAAGTCTGTATCCCTAGAGAAATTGGTTTCGTTAGTTTTACTTTTATCATGTTTTTTCGCTTTTTCTAATTTCATGCGTTGA
- a CDS encoding peptidase domain-containing ABC transporter — translation MALASQHANPLELLEFSSAKRVPLILQAEVAECGLASMAMVASYYGHKLDMSAMRKRFSANLKGMNLQQLIDVGDSLGLVSRAVKCSIDDVDKLNLPCILHWDMNHFVVLTKISKKSATTNDPALGKRCLSLSDFADHYTGIALELHPTSKFVKQREQQSMGLSQLWSKMTGLKSALLKLFALSILLQLFSLATPYYMQWVVDEVLISQDQPLLSVLAMGFALLVIISVVTSSARSWLVLRLSSLLNMQMGVNLLHHLLRLPMQYFERRHIGDVVSRFGSLGHIRERLTTGVVETLVDGVMALTVLSMMFIYSAKLTLVVLLAIALYSLLRLGLYRPLHQASEEAIQSGAKEQSSFLENIRGMQSIKLFGNESQRQGIWQNRYAEVINADIRLGKLNISFSAANQLLFGLENVAVIYMAAMLVMQNTLSVGMVLAFIAYKGQLTSRFTNLIEQLIQFKMMRLHLDRIADIALHEQEKHREGNTMVKAPKGQLILENLSFSYADDQPDIIDKINLSIEAGDCIAIIGASGCGKSTLMKLMLGLLTPTSGRILLDGQDITHLGLKNYRHLISGVMQNDTLLAGSIADNISFFDPEPNYLKVERCAQLAAMHQDVSLMTMGYNALVGDMGSNLSGGQLQRLLLARALYKEPVILFLDEATSHLDASNEARISEQIQQLNMTRIMVAHRQETITRANKIYRLENGQLFLESNNQAATAKHPRKGS, via the coding sequence ATGGCGTTAGCAAGCCAGCATGCCAATCCCTTGGAACTGCTCGAGTTTTCGTCAGCCAAACGGGTACCTCTTATTTTGCAGGCTGAAGTTGCCGAATGCGGTTTGGCGTCGATGGCAATGGTTGCCTCGTACTATGGTCACAAGCTTGATATGTCAGCTATGCGCAAGCGTTTTTCAGCCAATTTAAAGGGCATGAATCTGCAACAGTTGATTGATGTGGGTGACAGTTTGGGTTTGGTCAGTCGCGCTGTGAAATGCTCCATTGACGATGTGGATAAACTTAACCTGCCCTGTATTCTGCACTGGGACATGAATCACTTTGTAGTACTGACAAAAATATCTAAAAAAAGTGCCACTACAAATGATCCAGCCTTGGGTAAGCGCTGCCTCAGTTTGAGTGATTTCGCCGATCACTATACCGGTATCGCTCTGGAGCTGCATCCCACCAGTAAGTTTGTTAAACAACGTGAACAACAGTCCATGGGCTTATCACAGCTGTGGAGCAAAATGACAGGGTTAAAGTCCGCATTATTAAAATTATTTGCCCTATCGATTTTATTGCAACTATTCTCACTGGCCACTCCTTACTATATGCAATGGGTGGTGGACGAAGTGCTGATAAGTCAAGATCAGCCTTTGCTGTCGGTGCTGGCCATGGGTTTTGCCTTGCTGGTTATCATCTCAGTGGTGACCAGTAGTGCCAGAAGCTGGTTAGTACTGCGCTTGTCTAGTTTGCTCAATATGCAAATGGGGGTAAATCTGCTCCATCATTTATTACGTCTACCCATGCAGTATTTTGAGAGACGACATATTGGCGATGTGGTTTCACGTTTTGGTTCACTGGGTCATATTCGTGAGCGTTTAACCACAGGGGTAGTTGAGACCCTGGTGGATGGGGTGATGGCCCTCACGGTATTAAGTATGATGTTTATTTACAGCGCCAAGTTAACCTTGGTGGTGCTACTGGCTATAGCCTTGTATAGCCTGTTGAGGCTGGGCCTTTATCGGCCACTTCATCAAGCATCTGAAGAAGCTATCCAGAGTGGTGCGAAAGAGCAAAGTAGTTTTTTAGAAAATATCCGTGGAATGCAAAGCATAAAGTTGTTCGGTAATGAATCTCAGCGCCAAGGGATCTGGCAGAATCGCTACGCCGAAGTGATCAATGCCGATATTCGCTTGGGTAAACTCAACATCAGTTTCTCGGCCGCTAACCAGCTATTGTTTGGTTTGGAAAATGTTGCTGTTATCTATATGGCAGCCATGCTAGTGATGCAAAATACCTTGTCGGTAGGCATGGTACTTGCCTTTATTGCTTACAAAGGTCAGTTGACTAGCCGTTTTACTAATCTAATCGAGCAGCTTATTCAGTTCAAAATGATGCGACTGCACCTAGATCGCATAGCCGATATTGCCCTGCATGAGCAGGAAAAACACCGTGAAGGTAACACAATGGTGAAAGCGCCCAAAGGTCAACTGATACTGGAAAATCTGAGTTTTAGTTACGCTGATGACCAGCCTGATATTATTGACAAGATCAACTTGAGCATAGAAGCCGGAGATTGTATTGCTATTATCGGCGCCTCTGGCTGCGGCAAAAGCACGCTGATGAAGTTGATGTTGGGCCTTTTGACGCCTACGTCAGGAAGAATATTACTCGATGGTCAGGATATCACTCACCTTGGCCTTAAAAATTACCGCCATCTCATCAGCGGTGTGATGCAAAACGACACTTTATTGGCAGGATCCATTGCCGATAATATTAGCTTCTTTGACCCAGAGCCTAATTACCTGAAAGTAGAGCGCTGCGCACAGCTTGCAGCTATGCATCAAGACGTAAGCCTTATGACTATGGGGTATAACGCCTTAGTGGGGGATATGGGGTCTAACTTATCGGGCGGTCAACTGCAACGCTTATTATTGGCCAGAGCCTTATATAAAGAGCCGGTTATACTATTTTTGGATGAAGCCACTAGTCATTTAGATGCCAGCAACGAAGCCAGGATCAGCGAGCAGATACAGCAGCTAAACATGACCCGGATTATGGTAGCCCACCGGCAGGAAACCATTACCAGGGCCAATAAGATTTATCGCTTAGAGAATGGGCAATTATTCCTCGAAAGTAATAATCAAGCAGCAACGGCTAAGCACCCAAGAAAAGGCAGTTAG
- a CDS encoding HlyD family efflux transporter periplasmic adaptor subunit: protein MSELFRQQALDAQKQRLYGNICLAQPLSLTVLTLTLTTVVIAIMLFLCFTNYARKETVHGYLKPEEGLIQSYTERGGVVDQLFVQEGSKVVAGQPLALIVTAQILDSGEELSDKLALELSNQSRLLDEQWQQQERLQEEESLRLSQRLSVLNDSLAGLVRQQKLQREKIALLEAQQSQYYKLQQQGYISELELQQQLEKHLIGRQDLESLLRSTLQQKNEIQQLEHELVTLADRYGVKRTEIAQQQSELSRQSSHLQNSHKLVINATHSGTITAIQVDKGQGVQHNTLLMSLLPEGAELVAELMLPTRSAGFIKIGDVARLRFEAFPHQRFGLMQSHIVRVDQALITQATNSLPVPLTEPVYRARSKLSEQSIRGYGQEFTLKSGMLLEADIVLDTRSLLDWMLDPIYSLQGRIG, encoded by the coding sequence ATGTCAGAACTTTTTCGTCAACAAGCCTTAGACGCACAAAAACAAAGGTTATATGGTAATATATGCCTTGCCCAACCGCTGTCTCTCACTGTGCTTACCTTAACACTCACTACTGTGGTGATAGCTATAATGCTGTTTCTGTGTTTTACCAATTACGCACGTAAAGAAACAGTACATGGTTACCTTAAACCGGAAGAAGGTCTAATACAAAGTTATACCGAACGTGGCGGGGTGGTGGACCAACTGTTTGTTCAAGAAGGCAGCAAAGTCGTCGCTGGTCAACCTCTAGCGTTAATTGTCACGGCACAAATTCTTGACTCAGGCGAAGAGCTGAGTGACAAACTCGCTCTTGAGCTAAGCAATCAAAGCCGCTTGCTTGATGAGCAATGGCAGCAACAAGAAAGACTACAGGAGGAGGAGTCTTTGCGCCTAAGTCAACGCCTTAGTGTGCTAAATGACTCTCTCGCAGGATTGGTTCGCCAACAAAAATTGCAGAGGGAAAAAATTGCCTTGCTAGAGGCTCAACAGAGCCAATACTACAAGTTGCAACAGCAGGGTTATATTTCTGAACTGGAATTACAGCAACAACTGGAAAAGCATCTGATAGGCAGACAAGATCTCGAGTCTTTACTGCGCAGCACACTACAGCAAAAAAATGAAATTCAGCAATTAGAACATGAGCTTGTCACTCTGGCTGACAGATACGGCGTAAAAAGAACCGAAATTGCTCAGCAACAATCTGAACTTAGTCGCCAATCATCCCATTTACAAAACAGCCATAAACTGGTGATTAATGCCACACATAGTGGCACGATTACGGCCATCCAGGTGGATAAAGGTCAGGGAGTGCAACATAATACCTTGCTGATGAGTCTGCTTCCTGAAGGCGCAGAGCTTGTGGCGGAGCTGATGCTACCAACTCGCTCTGCTGGTTTTATCAAAATCGGCGATGTAGCCAGATTACGTTTCGAAGCATTTCCTCATCAACGTTTTGGTTTAATGCAAAGTCACATAGTCAGGGTCGATCAAGCATTGATCACTCAAGCAACAAACAGTCTTCCAGTGCCCCTTACTGAACCTGTCTATCGTGCCCGCAGCAAGCTAAGTGAGCAATCCATTCGGGGTTATGGACAAGAATTCACCCTCAAAAGTGGTATGTTATTAGAAGCGGATATAGTTTTAGACACTCGTTCTTTACTCGATTGGATGCTCGATCCAATTTATAGTTTACAAGGTAGGATAGGCTGA
- the proB gene encoding glutamate 5-kinase produces MSTFSWKRAVIKVGSSLIAPSNNQCSTQYLAAIAQFISESRKQGKEVILVSSGSVAAGKGKIAYKHKPSIAEKQAMAAIGQMQMMANWAGLFDFDCAQILLTADDLHNRTRYVNIKNTLRELLKNNALPIVNENDTVAVNELKVGDNDNLAAYTALVAEADTLIICSDINGLYDADPRKNENAKLISEVSHIDQAIYDLAGGAGSDVGTGGMQTKIQAADKCVNSGIQTLIVNGRDANVFKLLATGTVPGTLFKTTKTQTSARNTWLRHTLKVKGNVHIDIGAKDALLDKGASLLPSGIIKVDGQFASGDAVNISFENKAIAKGLVMYNAADLCAIQGLKSNQIEAKLGYSLSEAAVHRDDLVLL; encoded by the coding sequence ATGAGTACATTTAGCTGGAAACGTGCAGTGATTAAAGTAGGTAGCAGTTTAATTGCGCCTAGTAATAATCAATGTAGCACCCAGTATTTAGCGGCCATTGCGCAATTTATCAGCGAAAGTCGTAAACAAGGAAAAGAGGTGATTTTAGTCTCTTCGGGCAGTGTTGCCGCAGGAAAGGGTAAAATCGCCTATAAACACAAACCTTCAATAGCTGAAAAACAAGCCATGGCCGCTATTGGCCAAATGCAAATGATGGCTAATTGGGCGGGGTTATTCGATTTTGATTGTGCACAAATCTTACTCACAGCAGATGATTTACATAATCGTACTCGTTACGTCAATATTAAAAATACGCTCAGAGAATTATTAAAAAACAACGCCTTACCCATAGTAAACGAAAATGACACTGTGGCCGTTAATGAGTTAAAAGTGGGCGACAATGATAACTTGGCGGCCTATACCGCATTAGTCGCAGAAGCAGATACCTTAATTATTTGTTCTGATATCAACGGTTTGTATGATGCCGATCCACGAAAAAATGAAAATGCTAAACTGATTTCTGAAGTCTCACATATAGATCAAGCTATTTATGATTTGGCTGGCGGTGCGGGCAGTGATGTGGGTACAGGCGGTATGCAAACTAAGATTCAAGCTGCTGATAAATGTGTAAATTCTGGCATTCAGACCTTGATAGTTAACGGTCGAGATGCCAACGTATTTAAGTTATTAGCAACAGGCACTGTACCTGGCACTTTGTTTAAAACTACAAAAACGCAAACTAGTGCCAGAAACACTTGGCTTAGACACACCTTGAAAGTGAAGGGGAACGTGCATATTGATATAGGAGCGAAAGATGCACTTTTAGATAAGGGCGCTTCTTTGTTGCCATCTGGTATCATAAAGGTTGATGGACAGTTTGCATCTGGTGATGCAGTGAATATTAGTTTTGAAAATAAAGCCATAGCTAAAGGGCTAGTCATGTATAACGCTGCAGATTTATGCGCAATACAAGGGCTAAAAAGCAATCAAATTGAAGCCAAACTAGGCTACTCTTTGAGCGAAGCTGCAGTACATAGAGACGATCTAGTTCTGCTGTAA
- a CDS encoding glutamate-5-semialdehyde dehydrogenase yields MSFSIAEAAQQAKKAARQVANLNAEQKNQLLTDIAESLSANTPSILAANEKDLAAGKENGLDAAMLDRLALDSTRIQAIADAVLEIAGQADPVGNISSIQRMPSGIQVGKMRIPLGVIAMIYESRPNVTIDAAALCLKAGNAVVLRGGKEAIHSNLALAECIKSALAKHQIDPAAVVVIPDTDRAVMNELMTLNESIDLIIPRGGEGLIRFVSENSRIPVIQHFKGVCHLYIDSDADQAKGLNILKNGKTQRTGVCNSLETLVVHKDVAASFLPKAAAMLAEHNTVIHACENSIGYFAGATAATVDDWHAEYLAMEIAVRVVDDFEQAIEHIEEYSSGHTEVIVSQDYSKTQEFIRRINSAVVMANASSRFSDGGQLGLGAEIGISTSKLHAYGPMGAESLTTEKFIVMGDGEVRQ; encoded by the coding sequence ATGAGTTTCTCTATTGCCGAAGCGGCGCAGCAAGCCAAAAAAGCTGCACGCCAAGTTGCTAATTTAAATGCTGAACAGAAAAATCAGTTATTAACAGATATCGCTGAATCCTTATCTGCCAACACACCGAGCATTTTAGCTGCAAATGAGAAAGACTTGGCCGCAGGAAAAGAAAATGGTTTAGATGCAGCAATGTTAGATCGTCTAGCCCTTGACTCTACTCGTATCCAAGCTATCGCAGATGCCGTACTCGAAATTGCCGGACAGGCAGATCCTGTAGGAAATATCTCTAGCATTCAACGTATGCCAAGTGGTATTCAAGTGGGTAAAATGCGCATTCCATTAGGTGTAATTGCGATGATTTATGAATCTCGCCCTAACGTAACAATAGACGCAGCAGCTTTATGCCTTAAAGCCGGTAATGCTGTGGTTTTACGTGGTGGTAAAGAAGCCATTCACTCAAACTTGGCGTTAGCCGAATGTATTAAATCAGCTTTGGCCAAACATCAAATCGATCCTGCTGCAGTGGTAGTCATACCTGATACTGACCGCGCCGTTATGAATGAATTGATGACATTAAACGAGTCTATTGATTTGATTATTCCTCGTGGTGGTGAAGGCCTAATTCGTTTTGTTTCTGAAAATAGCCGTATCCCGGTTATCCAGCACTTTAAAGGTGTTTGTCATTTATATATAGACAGCGATGCCGACCAAGCTAAAGGTTTGAATATTCTTAAAAATGGTAAAACGCAACGCACCGGCGTATGTAATTCACTCGAAACATTAGTGGTACATAAAGATGTAGCCGCGTCATTTTTGCCTAAAGCTGCCGCTATGTTAGCCGAGCACAACACTGTGATACATGCTTGTGAAAACAGCATAGGTTATTTTGCTGGTGCAACCGCCGCTACAGTAGATGATTGGCATGCTGAATATTTAGCTATGGAAATCGCAGTAAGAGTAGTTGACGATTTTGAGCAAGCAATTGAGCATATTGAAGAATATAGTTCTGGTCATACCGAGGTAATCGTTTCTCAAGATTACTCAAAAACCCAAGAATTCATTCGCCGCATTAACTCTGCAGTAGTCATGGCCAATGCTTCATCTCGCTTCTCTGACGGTGGTCAGTTGGGCTTAGGTGCTGAAATTGGTATTTCTACTAGTAAATTACATGCCTACGGCCCTATGGGCGCAGAGTCGCTTACTACCGAGAAGTTTATTGTGATGGGTGATGGTGAAGTTCGTCAATAA
- a CDS encoding glycoside hydrolase family protein, which yields MSRLINQNGLNLVKQFEGLYTDAYICPAGVPTIGYGHTQNVQMGQSITEQEAENILQDDMQAFAIAVEKAISVELNDNQFAALVSFAFNCGAGNLNASTLRRKLNGKDYDCVPSELSRWVKATDPSTGKKRSLAGLVKRRAAEGELFLKPVDDEASTLPELMPQKIEPEPEMVVDQYAVNARSGLRMRAGAGQDFDILDNLPLNQILSIGQEIGNWVEVDLESDGVIDGWVYKTYLRKV from the coding sequence ATGAGCAGATTAATTAATCAAAATGGCTTAAACCTAGTAAAGCAGTTTGAAGGGCTTTATACCGATGCCTATATATGTCCCGCAGGTGTGCCGACTATAGGGTATGGGCATACGCAAAATGTACAAATGGGCCAGTCTATTACCGAGCAAGAAGCAGAAAATATTCTACAAGATGACATGCAGGCTTTTGCTATAGCGGTAGAAAAGGCAATCAGTGTTGAGCTAAATGACAATCAATTTGCTGCACTGGTTAGTTTTGCTTTTAATTGTGGCGCGGGTAATTTAAATGCGAGTACTTTGCGCCGAAAATTAAATGGGAAAGATTATGATTGTGTGCCTAGTGAGTTAAGTCGTTGGGTAAAAGCAACCGACCCAAGTACAGGTAAAAAACGCTCTTTAGCTGGATTAGTAAAAAGACGAGCAGCTGAAGGCGAGTTGTTTTTAAAGCCCGTGGATGATGAAGCGAGCACTCTGCCAGAATTGATGCCGCAAAAAATAGAACCTGAGCCTGAGATGGTCGTTGATCAATATGCGGTTAATGCTCGCTCTGGTTTAAGAATGCGCGCAGGTGCGGGTCAAGATTTTGATATTTTGGATAACTTACCTTTAAATCAGATTTTATCAATTGGCCAAGAAATAGGTAATTGGGTGGAAGTTGATCTAGAGTCTGATGGCGTCATTGATGGCTGGGTTTACAAAACCTATCTACGAAAAGTATAG
- a CDS encoding M20 family peptidase — MKKILISVSIVLAILVAIVFYRTMTVFENTQYQVTSPIQVISLDQASVIQRFSQAIQIPTISYDDSSQIDHQAFADFHQFLAKSFPLVHQQTQLKIFAGYSLLYHLKGTNTQLKPALFMGHIDVVPVDQASRDKWQHEPFSGAVIDDTIWGRGTIDDKISVVALMEAMEHYLARGIQPERSIYFAFGHDEEVGGKGAIAIAEYFKTQNTEFEFILDEGGIISEGIVPGISQAVALVGIAEKGFVNFRLTVKGEGGHSSQPPAHTASGILAQAIVKVENNPFPATFEFFEIMFERIGYATDLSLRLPLSNLWLLEPVVMQALTAKPSTAASSRTTTAVTMLQGSSKSNVLPTEASAVVNFRILPGDTIDSIRAHLAKVIDDPQVEITAELANEASSISPANSYGFNLIESTIRRIDDTVLVAPFLMIGATDARHFDDLSNNIYRFMMVRLNSETLKQFHGINEQISVKDYLGSIQFYHAMLEQAASGESL, encoded by the coding sequence ATGAAAAAAATATTGATATCAGTTAGCATTGTACTAGCTATCTTAGTTGCGATTGTTTTCTATCGGACTATGACAGTCTTTGAGAATACTCAATATCAGGTAACAAGCCCTATACAAGTAATCTCACTCGATCAAGCAAGTGTCATTCAACGTTTTAGTCAAGCGATTCAGATACCCACCATATCTTACGACGATAGCAGTCAAATCGATCACCAAGCCTTCGCAGATTTCCATCAATTTTTGGCTAAGTCGTTTCCTCTAGTGCACCAACAAACTCAACTGAAAATATTTGCAGGTTATAGTTTGCTCTATCATCTAAAAGGAACTAATACACAACTAAAGCCGGCCTTGTTTATGGGTCATATTGATGTGGTGCCGGTAGATCAAGCATCTCGAGATAAGTGGCAACATGAACCGTTTTCAGGTGCTGTAATTGATGACACAATTTGGGGACGTGGCACTATCGACGACAAAATAAGTGTGGTGGCGTTAATGGAGGCCATGGAACATTATTTAGCCAGAGGTATACAACCAGAGCGCAGTATCTATTTTGCTTTCGGCCATGATGAAGAAGTAGGGGGAAAAGGTGCCATAGCTATAGCCGAATACTTTAAAACTCAAAACACTGAGTTTGAATTTATTTTAGACGAAGGGGGGATTATTTCTGAAGGCATAGTGCCAGGTATCTCCCAAGCAGTAGCATTAGTGGGCATTGCCGAAAAAGGCTTTGTTAATTTTCGCTTAACTGTAAAAGGTGAGGGTGGTCATTCATCTCAACCCCCCGCCCATACCGCCTCTGGCATTTTGGCTCAAGCCATAGTCAAAGTCGAAAATAATCCATTTCCTGCCACCTTTGAATTTTTCGAAATAATGTTTGAACGTATCGGTTATGCCACCGACTTATCACTGCGCTTACCCTTGTCTAATTTATGGTTGTTAGAACCTGTAGTGATGCAAGCTCTGACGGCTAAGCCGAGCACAGCAGCCAGCTCCCGCACCACAACAGCTGTCACTATGTTGCAAGGTAGTAGCAAATCAAATGTACTGCCAACAGAAGCCAGTGCAGTGGTGAATTTTAGGATATTACCTGGAGACACAATCGATAGTATTCGTGCTCATTTGGCTAAAGTTATAGATGATCCACAAGTTGAGATAACAGCAGAGCTCGCCAATGAAGCATCAAGTATCTCACCGGCAAATAGTTATGGTTTTAATTTGATTGAATCCACCATTAGGCGCATTGACGACACTGTTTTAGTTGCCCCTTTCTTAATGATTGGCGCAACCGATGCTAGGCATTTTGATGATTTATCAAACAATATTTATCGTTTTATGATGGTCAGACTCAATTCAGAAACGCTCAAACAATTCCACGGTATCAACGAACAAATTAGCGTCAAAGACTACCTAGGCTCTATTCAATTTTATCATGCCATGTTAGAACAAGCGGCCAGTGGTGAGTCCCTATAA
- the can gene encoding carbonate dehydratase produces the protein MKKISQLLENNKNWSESTKEADPEFFNRLSERQKPEYLWIGCSDSRVPANQIVGLIPGDIFVHRNVANLVVHTDFNCLSVLQYAVDVLKVKHVIVCGHYGCGGVDAALGDQQFGLIDNWLGHIKDIAYKHREELSVLNADEKSARMCELNVMEQADNVRRSNIVKDAIARGQSVNVHSWIYSLRNGRVKVLANSDEPEITQ, from the coding sequence ATGAAAAAAATTTCTCAACTACTTGAAAATAATAAAAATTGGTCTGAATCTACTAAAGAAGCAGATCCTGAATTTTTTAATCGCCTATCAGAAAGACAAAAGCCTGAATATTTGTGGATAGGTTGCTCTGATAGCCGAGTGCCTGCCAATCAGATTGTAGGTTTGATCCCTGGTGATATTTTTGTACATAGAAACGTAGCCAATTTAGTGGTGCACACTGACTTTAATTGTTTATCTGTATTGCAATATGCTGTGGACGTTTTAAAAGTTAAACATGTGATTGTTTGTGGTCATTATGGCTGTGGTGGAGTCGATGCGGCTTTAGGCGATCAACAATTTGGTTTGATTGATAACTGGTTAGGGCACATTAAAGATATTGCCTATAAACATAGAGAAGAATTATCTGTGTTAAATGCAGATGAAAAGTCAGCCAGAATGTGTGAATTAAATGTGATGGAACAGGCTGACAATGTTCGCCGCAGTAATATTGTAAAAGATGCTATTGCTCGAGGACAATCGGTGAATGTACATAGCTGGATTTATAGTTTACGTAATGGCCGAGTAAAAGTTTTGGCAAATTCTGATGAGCCAGAAATAACTCAATAA